A stretch of the Glycine soja cultivar W05 chromosome 13, ASM419377v2, whole genome shotgun sequence genome encodes the following:
- the LOC114382237 gene encoding uncharacterized protein LOC114382237 isoform X2: protein MGVGWGYGANMLTKYLAEVGERTPLTAVTCIDNPFDLDEATRSSPYHIVTDQKLTDGLIDILQTNKALFQGKTKGFDVEKALMAKSVRDFEEAISMVSYGFGAIEDFYSKSSTRNMIRDVKIPVLFIQSDNGMVPVFSVPRNLIAENPFTSLLLCSCLPSSGTDTDMSALSWCQLLTIEWLMAVELGLLKGRHPLLTDIDVTVNPSKGSVVVEEVRSNKDAKVGTLLDLTRSGAFNGYSVDPTEDLLGENQNDTGLLFSSQQGLKQNFEQDDMSLQVKDGPLQKTRSSDEDLIEERNVVSVDSELGQVLQTAQVVINMLDVTMPGTLTEERKKKVLTAVGQGETLIKALEDAVPEDVRGKLTDAVTGILHARGSKLKIDRILNISQAPESLSGQKNQEKFRVSSAEVMVEEQPSVNQMKKTSSPIDGSDNAPDSIDKLAEETETEVIPIEKSPNSTNLAQSQESNDEVGSSGSLRKETDESNDNNDTNEESKGKAVPDVGHSKNGLETGSKPYSPGHPDGAGGFESAAVGEQKSQNSGIAQTDPKEENTILKDEQKSQDFSGDHSKNTSTDAKEGPSSPSMSSEHQTIEREGNDNEKKDNKNTHHVSHQTNSNNLASSAPAFSVSQALDALAGMDDSTQVAVNSVFGVIENMISQLEQSSENEDFKDGKDVEQKIEEKQKTNCQRKDSNTSADPSVDDHHNDMYLNNGSCHTEEQAAQSLGEINGNGIFNAKSCNSNDHLVQKENSTNTQLIDKRFLIGKWDGHRHMDRVPEFIAGGSYGTPPYNENFHKYLVSKIPIKPLDLDTTTALLLDYFPEEGQWKLFEQPQNMEIASSHTETSEEAGPKVKAPSSAKSSNAEQYIEPLYVILDTEKQQEPVKEFITTDTENRMTDISDDRSDELMQFVKHRVLHSLKMEVGRKLNAAEMIEMKSKLAEDMEHVANAISQAVVHSKVQQLYTESQGHNVEGAIEKVGTLEGEHVISVISSSIQQTDCLRKVVPVGVIVGSILASLRKYFNVTTLQDDHRRSLIHDDEEKPSTKNYGNEGVTDIDQVPDEKTSLDHPIQTETVESASKDTGKNNVMVGTVTAALGASALFMQQKDPQQENETAESSSTSLKMKNRHKKEPERLQEEASEKNQNNIVTSLAEKAMSVAGPVVPTKDGEVDQERLVAMLADLGHRGGLLRLVGKIALLWGGIRGAISLTGRLISFLRISGRPLFQRIFGFAGMTLVLWSPVAIPLLPTIVQSWTTKTSSKIAEFACIVGLYTAIVILVMLWGERIRGYENAFRQYGLDLTSPQKLFEFLKGLVGGVIFIFSIHAVNALLGCASFSWPHIPTSLDAITWLKVYGHMGLVVVQGTVMASAIAVVEELLFRSWLPQEIEVDLGYHQGIIISGLAFSFLQRSLQAIPGLWLLSMSLSGARQRNGGSLFIPIGLRTGMMASTFMLQKGGFLTYQNKGNLPLWIIGNHPFQPFSGLVGLVFSLSLAILLYPRQTLQRKEAQE from the exons GCACTATTCCAAGGCAAAACCAAAGGTTTTGATGTGGAAAAAGCCCTGATGGCAAAGTCTGTACGTGATTTTGAAGAAGCAATATCTATGGTATCTTATGGGTTTGGGGCTATAGaagatttttattcaaaatccaGCACAAGAAATATGATTAGGGATGTTAAAATTCCGGTTCTCTTTATACAG AGTGATAATGGGATGGTTCCCGTATTCTCAGTTCCACGCAACCTGATTGCAGAAAATCCGTTCACAAGTCTTCTTCTATGTTCTTGTTTGCCTTCAAGTGGTACTGATACTGACATGTCTGCTTTATCATGGTGTCAGCTTCTAACAATTGAG TGGCTCATGGCAGTGGAGCTGGGACTCTTGAAGGGCCGTCATCCTCTTCTGACAGATATAGATGTTACCGTAAATCCTTCTAAAGGATCAGTTGTTGTAGAAGAAGTAAGGTCAAATAAGGATGCTAAAGTTGGCACACTGTTGGATCTTACTCGGTCGGGTGCATTTAATGGGTACTCAGTTGATCCCACTGAAGATTTGCTTGGAGAAAATCAGAATGACACTGGCCTCCTATTTAGTTCCCAACAAGGTCTAAAACAGAACTTTGAGCAGGATGATATGAGCTTACAGGTAAAAGATGGTCCATTACAGAAGACTAGATCCAGTGATGAAGATTTAATTGAAGAGAGGAATGTTGTCTCGGTTGATAGTGAACTTGGTCAAGTTCTACAAACAGCACAAGTGGTAATAAATATGCTAGATGTTACCATGCCGGGTACTCTAACagaagagaggaagaaaaag GTGTTAACTGCTGTGGGTCAAGGAGAGACACTCATCAAAGCTTTAGAGGATGCTGTTCCAGAAGATGTCCGTGGAAAGTTAACAGATGCAGTGACTGGAATTTTGCATGCAAGGGGCTCTAAGTTGAAGATAGATAGGATTCTTAATATTTCTCAGGCTCCTGAATCCTTATCAGGGCAAAAGAACCAAGAAAAATTCAGAGTATCTAGTGCAGAAGTTATGGTTGAAGAACAGCCCTCTGTGAATCAGATGAAAAAGACTAGTAGTCCTATAGATGGCTCTGATAATGCTCCAGATAGCATTGACAAACTTGCTGAAGAAACAGAAACAGAAGTTATTCCCATAGAGAAATCACCAAATTCTACAAATTTAGCCCAGTCTCAAGAATCAAATGATGAAGTTGGTTCTTCTGGTTCTTTAAGGAAGGAAACTGACGAATCTAATGATAATAATGACACAAATGAGGAATCAAAGGGAAAAGCTGTTCCTGATGTTGGTCATAGCAAGAACGGATTGGAAACAGGTTCTAAACCATACTCTCCTGGCCATCCTGATGGAGCAGGTGGCTTTGAATCAGCAGCTGTGGGTGAGCAGAAAAGCCAAAACAGTGGAATAGCTCAAACAGACCCAAAGGAGGAAAACACTATCCTGAAGGATGAACAGAAAAGTCAGGATTTTTCTGGCGATCATAGTAAAAATACTTCAACTGATGCAAAAGAAGGACCCTCTTCACCTTCTATGTCCTCTGAGCACCAAACAATAGAAAGGGAAGGTAATGATAAtgagaaaaaagataataagaatACGCATCATGTTTCACACCAGACCAACTCTAATAATTTAGCTTCTAGTGCCCCTGCCTTCAGTGTTTCTCAAGCATTGGATGCCTTGGCAGGGATGGATGATTCCACCCAAGTGGCTGTTAATAGTGTTTTTGGTGTGATAGAAAATATGATATCTCAGCTTGAACAGAGCTCAGAGAATGAAGACTTCAAGGATGGAAAAGATGTTGAACAGAAgatagaagaaaaacaaaaaactaattgCCAAAGAAAGGATTCCAACACATCTGCTGATCCTTCAGTAGATGATCACCATAATGATATGTACTTGAATAATGGTTCTTGTCATACAGAGGAACAAGCAGCTCAAAGTCTTGGTGAAATTAATGGGAATGGTATATTCAATGCTAAAAGTTGTAACTCTAATGATCACCtagttcagaaggaaaatagTACAAATACTCAACTGATTGACAAAAGATTTCTCATTGGTAAATGGGATGGACACAGACACATGGATAGGGTGCCAGAGTTCATAGCTGGTGGTTCATACGGGACCCCTCCTTACAATGAAAATTTCCATAAATATCTTGTTTCAAAGATTCCTATCAAACCACTTGATTTAGATACAACAACTGCATTATTGCTTGACTATTTCCCAGAAGAAGGTCAATGGAAACTTTTTGAACAACCACAAAACATGGAAATTGCTTCTTCTCATACTGAAACTAGTGAAGAGGCTGGGCCCAAGGTGAAGGCTCCCTCATCTGCAAAATCTTCTAATGCAGAGCAATATATTGAACCACTATATGTAATATTGGATACTGAAAAGCAACAAGAACCTGTCAAAGAGTTCATTACAACAGACACAGAAAACAGAATGACTGACATAAGTGATGACAGGTCAGATGAATTGATGCAATTTGTGAAACACAGAGTGTTACATTCTTTGAAGATGGAAGTTGGTCGCAAGCTGAATGCTGCTGAAATGATAGAAATGAAGTCAAAGCTTGCTGAAGATATGGAACACGTGGCAAATGCAATTTCACAAGCTGTTGTACATAGCAAGGTGCAACAACTATATACTGAAAGTCAAGGTCATAATGTTGAGGGTGCTATAGAAAAGGTAGGTACTCTTGAAGGGGAGCATGTCATTAGTGTAATTTCTTCATCTATTCAGCAAACAGACTGCCTTAGAAAAGTGGTTCCTGTTGGTGTTATTGTTGGGTCCATCTTAGCTTCCTTGAGGAAATATTTTAATGTCACTACACTTCAAGATGATCACAGAAGATCTCTGATCCATGATGATGAGGAAAAACCTAGTACAAAGAATTATGGCAATGAAGGTGTAACGGATATAGATCAAGTACCTGACGAGAAAACTAGTTTGGACCATCCTATTCAGACAGAGACAGTAGAAAGTGCATCAAAAGATACTGGCAAAAATAATGTCATGGTTGGCACTGTTACAGCTGCTCTTGGGGCTTCTGCTTTATTCATGCAACAGAAG GATCCCCAACAAGAAAATGAAACTGCTGAAAGCTCATCCACatctttgaaaatgaaaaatcgCCATAAAAAAGAGCCAGAACGGCTTCAGGAGGAGGCCTCTGAGAAGAACCAGAATAACATAGTCACAAGCCTTGCTGAAAAAGCCATGTCAGTTGCTGGTCCAGTTGTACCTACTAAAGATGGTGAAGTGGATCAAGAAAG ACTGGTTGCAATGCTAGCTGATTTAGGACATAGAGGTGGCTTGTTGAGACTAGTTGGAAAGATTGCTTTGCTATGGGGTGGTATACGTGGTGCAATAAGTTTGACGGGCAGGCTTATCTCATTCTTACGTATTTCTGGACGCCCTTTGTTTCAGAG GATTTTTGGGTTTGCTGGCATGACCCTTGTTCTATGGTCTCCTGTTGCTATTCCATTGCTTCCAACAATTGTTCAGAGCTGGACAACAAAAACTTCTTCCAAAATAGCTGAGTTCGCTTGCATTGTTGGCCTGTACACTGCAATAGTGATACTTGTTATGTTATGGGGGGAAAGAATCCGTGGATATGAAAATGCATTTCGACAGTATGGGCTGGACTTGACATCACCACAAAAG CTATTTGAGTTCTTGAAAGGCTTGGTTGGTGGGGTCATCTTCATTTTTTCAATCCATGCTGTGAATGCATTACTTGGTTGTGCAAGTTTCTCTTGGCCTCATATTCCAACTTCTTTAGATGCCATAACTTGGCTAAAAGTGTATGGACATATGGGTCTGGTAGTTGTTCAAGGAACTGTGATGGCAAGTGCTATTGCagtggtggaagaattgcttttTAGGTCATGGTTGCCCCAGGAAATTGAAGTTGATCTTGGATATCATCAGGGAATTATCATTTCAGGGCTggcattttctttcttgcagaG GTCTCTGCAAGCAATACCAGGACTTTGGCTTTTGTCTATGTCTTTGTCAGGTGCCCGACAGAGAAATGGAGGTAGCCTCTTCATCCCTATTGGGCTACGCACAGGAATGATGGCATCCACTTTTATGTTGCAAAAGGGTGGCTTTCTAACATATCAAAATAAGGGCAACCTTCCTCTCTGGATAATCGGGAATCATCCTTTTCAACCATTTAGTGGTTTAGTTGGTTTGGTATTTTCTTTGTCATTGGCAATACTTCTCTACCCCAGACAGACTTTACAAAGAAAGGAAGCTCAGGAATAA